The genomic DNA ACAGCGACAGCATTGGCAGCAACCAGGCGGAGTTCATCAACAGGATCACCACCGCAACGACGACAACGATCAAGCGTCCCAACGGGTTGGCACTGCGATCGTGCCACCAATGATTCAGATCGTGAGCGCTCTTGTGTACAGCAAAGGCAAGCGGTTCACTCGGCGCCTTCTTCGCGTTATGGACCGGCCCGGAGTTCATCGCCGGTCCGGCAGCGTTGTTCCGTGGATTGTTTTGTTGTGCGTAGTGAGGCGTCGCCGGGTCGGAAATCAATTCGGCAAGGATCGGCCGTGCGTGCGCGTCGGGATCGAGTTGGGCGAGTCCATGTTTATCGAGCAACATCCCCAGCGGTTCCAACAACTCGGCGACGCTCTTCTGTCGCGCTTCGGGATTCTTTTGCAACGCCTTGGCGATCACGCCGCGGAAGGGCGGTTCGACCTGCGACAGATCGGGATCGCTGGTCAAGTGCTTCATGATGATCTCGTGAGACGATTCGCCATTGAAGGGAACGTCTCCGGTCAACAGTTCGAACAGGATGATCCCAAGGGCGTAGATGTCGATCTCTTTGCCATACTCTCCGCGACCGATCTCCGGTGCCATGTAGTGGAACGTGCCAACGCTTTCGGTGTTGCCACCGCGTCGCGAACAGGAGATGAACTTGCTGAGACCATAGTCGCCGATCTTGAAGATCCCTTCGTCGTCGAAGATGTTTCCAGGTTTGAGATCGCGGTGCACGATCCCATGATCGTGCAGGTAAGCGACACCGGCGGCGAGATCGCCGAACCAACGCAGGGCTTGCTCGCGAGGGAGACCTTGGCGGTGGCGATCGAGTTCGTCGCGAAGGGTCGCACCGGCGACATACTCCATCAAGATCCAAGCCTGATCGTTGTCGTCGTACTTCACGTCGTACAGCGCGACCAGATTGGGATGCTTCAGATTCATGCAGTGACCGACGCCACGCAGCTCGATATCCAGGTTGCGTTGGACCCGCTTCAGAGCGACTTCTTTGCCCGCACCGCTGACAGCGAAATAGACCTCACCAAATCCGCCTACACCGATCCCACGCTTGATCGTGTATCCCTTTAAGGGTTGGTCGCCGGTGGCGTAGGTGAATTTCATCGTTAAACCTGTTTTCCGCAAATCCTCGTCGGCCAGCGGATTGGGAGCATATCGCGTCGATTCTATTTTATCTGCTAATGCGGGCATCGCGTTAAGTTCCTTATCGGACAGCGTCGTTGCAGCACCGATGTGCGCCGAGCCATCGGAAGTTGGGTCCGAGTTAACAGGCCGGATCGATTCGCGTTTAGGGCGCCAAAACATTCAAATCGTCTCGTTTTTCGTGCTTTTCATAACCGCTCCATCGACATCGCCAACGTTTCTCCAACGATCCGACAGTCCGAACTCAATACCGCCGTCTGCCCGATCTGCGTCCCATCGACGACCAACGGTTCCTCGCTGCGGATCCGCCAATCGTCTCCAGAGACAAACAGGATCACGTCGCTGGTCCAATGCGAACATTGGATATGAGCCCCTTGAGAGGGCCCGATCACGCAGGTGTCGGCCAGCAGGATCATTCCGTCGGCGCGGGGCTGCGTGCGATGACGGCTGACCAAATTCAATCGCGCTGAAGAACTCAGCGGATGCGTTTTTTGAAACTCGAACTGGACGACGCTCCCCAGTTGAAACCGATCGCCGGTTCGCAGCAGGGTAGGGCGGTCCAACGGTTCGCCTTGCAGACGCGTTGAGGCCAGCGGTTGCAACACGTAATCGCTCCCCTGCCGGCGAACCGCCGCTGCCCGCCGCGAGAGGTCGCCTTGGACATTGATCTCGACCGACGAACCCGCTCCCGGACCACCGATCAACCACTCGTCGCCGGCGACGATCAAGAAGCCACCCACACCATCGATCCACAGCATCCGCGCGTTCTTGCTATCGCTGCCGCGCTGGGCATGCGATCGGTCGTGCGGTCGGTCTTCCACCACGCTGTTCACCTCGATTGTCGAACCAGCTAAATATTCGTTGTTCCACGACGGCAGCCCGGTTGGATTAACAACCGGGCCACAGGTCATCGATTGACTTTCACCACCGTCGATCAGTCGATCTGAATCATCGCAACCGAATCTTCCGCGGTAGGTTGGTCGCCGTTGAAGTAGGTCGAGACCTGATTCAAGATGTCTTCGTCCGACTCCTCGGTCAACTCGATCGTACCGTAATACTGATTGTCGACAGCCAACAACTCTTCGTCGACTTCGATCCGAGTGCGGATGCTGTCGATAAGATCGCGGGTTCGCGACAGATGGCTATCGTCCAGGTTCAGCGAGCTGGCGGCGTGTGCAACTTGGTTGGCTGCATATTGAGCCTGCAAGTTTTCGACTTCGACTTCCAACTGACGCTTGGCCGACAACATCTCATCCATGCGGTCCTTGGCAGCTTGCAGCGTCTTCTCACGAGCGGTGAGCATCTGTTGCAGCTTGTCCACGGTTGCCTTCTGGGTCTTGAATCGGTTGAAGCGACCGGCCAGATCGTCTTTCACTTGGTCGGCACTATAAGTTCGCTTGGCGTAAACGAACCGCGTGTCGCCACTTTGCAGATCGGCGGTCAAACGCATGATGTCGCGTTCAGCCGAAGCCAACATGTCGGCCTTCGAATCGATCTGCTTTTGAAGTTTTGCGACGTGGATTTTTTCCGACGCGATCAACTTCATGTTCTTGGCGATCTCCGGCTGCAGGTCGTCGATCATCTGACGGGCACGATCGATTTCCACGTTTACCGGTACGACATCTTTGACCGCATCGCGAGCGTAACCGAACCCGGTCTTCATATAGCTCGACATTCCGGTCCCAAAAACGAGCCCAGAAAGCAACAGGGCCAGGCTACCGCCAACTAGGGTTTTCTTAATCATCACACTTACTCTCTATCTAAATTTGACTTTGCATTCCCTGAATTCTTGCGACCCCACCAAGGATCCATGTTCCATTCATCCAGTAGTTCGCCGCCGCCGCGGGGATCTTGGTGAATCGAACCGAAAATTTTTCCAGGTCGGAACAATTGCCCGTCCTTCCAAGGGAAAAGCCTGATTTGCCGCAGAGTTCTTTTGGTTTGCCGGGCGAACTCGATTAAGTTCGGGAAAGGAGAGGGAACCCTGGCACGCTGGAAGCCGTATTAAAGTGACAATGCTGCTTGCTCCTCCGTTGCGGATGAAGTGTTCGCATCACTTGGACACGTTGGAAGCCGTATTAAAGAGACAATGCTGCCTTTTTGAGACATTCGCGTCCTAAAAAAGCAGCGCGGTAAACCGCGTCAGAATTTAGGCAAGTTGACTTAACTTGATAGAGCAAAAGGAGTTAAGCGTTCTCAGCAAGAATTGCCATGTCACCATGGCACGTTGATTGCTCCGAACCTTTATTCAGAAGAATCGGTCTTAATTGGCATCGACCGCAACCGCGGCAATGCCGATAAACGATACTAGGGACTGTCGAACCGGGAGACGAATTATGTCGCCAATCTATTCCAATCCGAAAAACGGAACTGCCACCACGCTTCCTATCGAAGCGACTTGGGCAGAGCTCTCCGAACGGACAGACAAATCCGATACCAGCGCTTTGGCTCAATGGATCGAGGCAGATCTCGAGCGTATCGAAAATCAGTTGAGCGATTTCATTACGCCCAACACGCTGAAGAAGTCGTTGCGCAGCGGACGCTAACGACGATTGAAGCACTCGCGGCGGGCGACACCGCCCACCGCGATCGATCATTCTATAGGCCTAAGCTTCGAACTTGCCCAAGCAGAGGGTCACGTTCTGGCCACCAAAACCGAAGCTGTTGTTCAACGCATACTTCACTTTGGCCTGCCGCGCTTCGTTGGGCACGTAATCCAGATCGCAAAGCGGATCGGGATTTTCATAATTGATCGTCGGTGGCAGCACGCTGTCGCGAATCGCTAGCAAACAGACGATCATCTCGGTCACGCCCGCTGCGGCAATCAAGTGCCCCATCATGCTCTTCGTACTGCTGACCGGCGTCTTATAAGCGTTGTCGCCAAAGACCTGCTTGCATGCTAGCGTTTCGACCTTGTCGTTGACCGTCGTGCTGGTTCCGTGAGCATTGACGTAATCAATGTCCTCGGGATTCAGTCCCGCATCGCTGATCGCCATCCGCATGCTTGCAATTCCGCCGTGCCCATCGGGTGGAATGTCGGTGATCCGGAACGCGTCGGCTGTCGTTCCATAACCGAGGATCTCACCGTAGATCGGGGCCCCACGGCGGCGAGCGTGTTCGAGTTCTTCGAGAACAACCATGCCGGAGCCCTCGCCCAAAACAAACCCATCGCGACGGGCGTCGAACGGGCGGCTGGCCGCTGTCGGGTTAGCGTTGTTCTCGCTGAGAGCCGTCAGCAGATTAAATCCGGTGACGCCAAAGGGATGGATCATGCTGTGCGTGCCGCCGGAAAGCATCACGTCGGCATCGCCGCGGCGGATGATCTCGGTCGCTTCGCCGATCGCTTGGCTGCTGGCCGCACAAGCTGTCAGACAGTTGTAGTTGGGCCCTTGAGCGTTGAACATCGCCGCCAGATGGGCCGCCGGCATGTTCGGTTCCTGTTCCAATTCGACCAGCGGATTGAGTACTTCCAGTCCCTTCTGCAGGAACTTGGCCATGTCGTACTCGCCCCCCTCCATCGCGACGGTCATCATGTCGGTGAAGGTGACAAAGTCCTGGTTTCCTTCGCCGCTGCCCAGGTAGACGCCAAAGCGGTGCGGGGCGACGCCGGCGTCCATGATCCCGCTTTCGCTGATCGCCTGCTTCGCCGCACCGGCAGCAAACTTGGTGTGCCGGCCACGGTGCTTCCACAATTCGGGATCTTCGCCGGTATCGGTGATGTCCCAACCCTTCACCTCTGCCGAGATTTGGGTCGGAAAACCTTTGGCGTTAAACAACGTCGTATACCCGACGCCGCTTTGACCCTCCTGCAAGCCTTTCCATACGGTGGTTGGATCATGTCCCATGGGGTTGATCATACCGATGCCAGTGACGACAACGCGTGGACGCATGGTGTTACCTTTGAAGATGCAAATATTTGGACAGATTGGATTTTTGATTTGCGATTCCCGCAGCCTACCGATCTTCGATGTGGCGAAGCGACGGAGACCGTCGGGACGGCTGATCGGGAAGCTTTTGATCCAAAGCTGAAAACGTGAGTTTACCGGTTGGGAAAATCGCGAGCCCGAATCGCGAAACTTAAGCGTAGCCGAACTTGCCGCCGATTGGTATTCGGGTTTCCCCTCGGATCCGAGCGATCTCGCCGGCTAGGACCCGACAATTGCGGATCCCCGCGTGGCGGCAGGGAGAACCAGTGGTCGATCCTCTTCCGCCAGCCGGGTTAGATTTGCTGGCGGCTTTAGGTTGCCGGAGTCGATTCGTCGTCCAGCAGATTCTTGGAGACTGGCAGCGGATTTCCGTCGGCATCCTGAGCGACTTCCCACAATCGCATCAGCCGCAACATCGTCAGCAGATTCGCCGGATTGAACAGCTGGCCGGTGCCAAAGCGTTCCTCGTCCAGGAAGGCAAACAACATCTGCACCTCCGCCTGCAGTTTGCCTTCGCAGTAACTGGTTCCGGTGATCACCGCCCCATCGTTCTGCAGATCGTCGATCGTGGCGGTGTAGTGCAGGGTATCGCCGGGGCGAGCGGGTTGGTGGAATTTGGCTTTCCCAACCTTCGCCAGCACGATCCGCTGTTGAAAATCGAAGCACTCCGAGACCAGGATCCCGCCGGTCTGGGCGAGACCTTCGATGATCAGAGTGTTGGGAAAGACGGGGTGCGCCGGCAGATATTCGTCGACCGGTTCCTCGGTCAACGAGATATTTTTGATCGCTTCGGCGCGCTCACGGCTCTTGAAATAGGTGAAGCGATCGATCCAAAACCAACGCATTGTCTTATGCCACTCTGTCGATAAATAAAAGCTTCCACGCTGACAGCCAGCTGTTCCGCGAATGGCCTCGATGCCATTTGACGGGCGAACCCCGCCATCACAGCCGCTGCGGCGGCCATCGTTCGCCTGTCCGGGCGACACAAACTTCGCTGGGTCCAAACCGCAATCGATTGGGACCTACCGACGAGGATGCGTCGCAGAAAACGAGCGTTTGCAATCGGGTAGAAACCGATTTTTGTTCCAACCGGGGGGCGGCAACGCCCCGCGATTCTCTGTCCCAACGCGCCCCGGGGAGGGACGCGGTTTGGCGAGACGCTGCAGAGGTCGATTGCGTTCGCACCTCTGCTTCCTGGCGAGCGACAGACCGAGGCGATGATGCTATCAAAACGAAGCACCTCGCCTCGCGGCGGCTCACCCGATCCGACGAACAACTCCCAGCGGACGGTCCCGCCGGGGCGGGGCCTAATTAGGCGCCGACCTTGGAGTTGACGTAGCTGCACAGATCGTTGACGGTCAACAGATCGCCGAAGTCTTGAACGCGAGGGTTCTTTTCGAACTTCGACAGATCGGCCCACGACATACGCTTCTTCAGCTCGACCAAGCCGTCTTCGGTGACCTTGCCATCTTTGACATATTCGCTGTTGGTCAAAATGTCCTCGGGGAACAATTCTTCGCGAGGAATTTGGATGTCGAAGGCTTTTTCCAACTTGAACACGATGTCCAGAAAGTCGATCGATTCGGCACCAAGATCGCCAACCATCGTCGCTTCGGGAGTGACTTCGTCGTCGTCAACACCTAGTGCGTCGACCAGAGCAGCTTGAACCTTTTCGTAGACTTCGTCTTGCGTAGGCATCGTTATTTAAACCTTTCGTATTTACGAATATGTGCCGTTTGACTGTTTCTTCGGCACGTGTATCAAAGTGATTTGCTGTGTTGCAATTACAATGTCGACTGCGTCATCGCTTGGATCACTGCGGGCTGATCCCCAAACATATTAAAGAACTGCTCTCGAACAAACCTTCGGGTATCGTCGTCGTTATTGTGCGGACTCGCTTCGCTGCCGGACCGCTCCAAGATTAAACGTGCCGATACCGTTACTTTATCGCCCTTCGTGGCCTGAGCCTTGACCGTCACTAGCGGACCATCCTCTTTAAACTTGTCAGCTTTGATCTCCAAGGTCTCTCCGGGACACAAAAAGTCACCGAACTTGACCGATTTGGCTTCGACCAAAAAGACGTGAGGCGAGGCAAAATCTTCGCCGGTTCGAACCATCCACATCGCCGCTTGGTACAATGCTTCGAGCATCATCACCCCCGGCATGACCGGAAAACGTGGGAAATGGTCCAATAGATAGTCTTCCGACGCGTGCAGCGTGCGGCGGGCGATAAGTTGAATCCCGGGTTGGAGCGCAACGATTTCGTCGAGCTGACTGTAACGCATCTTGGACAAAATCAAATTCCTTCACGATCGCTGGGCAAGGGATTAACGTGCCTTAACGCAAATAGAATAGTAGCCAGCGTTTATCGCCTCAAGCGTAGAATCGTTACAATCACCCCAGTTAACGCCAAGTTATCGAGGTTTCCTGGTTATTAAACAGGCGCACTCCCTCATTTAGCACCTTCTCTCTTCCTCTACAGTTCCCAGCGACGATTTCCAAGTGAACGAAGATTCCCTATCTTCCGCTGCCACAGCTAGCAACTTTGTCCTGCTGTGGCACCAATTGCCAGCATCCTCGCCGCGACGATCCCATTTCGATCTGATGTTGGAGGACTCCGGACAGCTGAGAACTTGGGCGATCCCGCGGATCCCCTCACCTGGCGAAAGCGTCCAGGGACTTGGTCTGCCTCCACATCGAATCGCCTACCTCGATCTGGAAGGGGAGATCTCCGGCGGACGCGGGTCGGTGCGGCGCATCGATCGGGGGACCTACACGATCATCGAATCGAGTGACGAACAACTATCGATCGAGATCCGCGGCGATCAGCTGACGGGGCAGTTGCGGTTTCGCGCAACCGAATCGGATCAGTTGTGGGAGATCTCGCGAGTCGACGCCTTGGCCAATTTGTAGATCGGCCCGTCGGGGATCCAAGCGGTGTGAGCCTTGGCGCCGGTGCGGCCGGCCAACACGATCTCGCCATCCAACAATTCCAGCGTCTCGATCACGACGGGGGTTTCGACGTAGCGGTCGTGTTCGCTGGGAACGGTCACCAGTGCTATCAAGTCGTCCTCTTCGTTCTCCCAGCGAACTTCCAGATCCCCCCGCGATGCGGCGATGCTGATCTTGTCGGAGAAGTGTTGCAGAGGGATCGGCAGCGCGCCGGCTCGCAAACGGTGAATCTGCAGCGCGATCACGTTCGGTTCGTCGGTCAGCTGGGCGTGCAGTTCAAACGAGATCACCGAATCGATCCGCCCCCGCCGGTAGCGAGCCGCGACGATCACCTTGCCATCTTCGACCGAGACCCGCGGATCTTCGGTTCCCGGGGGGAGGACGTTGGGAAATTGATTCGCCAGTTCCGACGCTAGCCAAGCGTTGATCTGATCGGTGGTAAACGTGGCGTGCCAATCGCCGACGATCTGCACCTGTTGAGAGAGCTGTTCGAACTGAGCTTGCAGTTCTTCTTTATGTTGCAGTGCCAGCGGTGCCGATGCGACCGCGGTCTTATAAAACGCCGGAGCCTGCTGTGCGGCGCGAGCGGCCCACCAGGTGAACGCTCCCAGACCGGTTGCGATAAAAACGAGAACCAGTCCGAGTGTTTTCAATAGCCGTCGCATGGCAAAGTCCCTGAAGCCATTGGATGCGAGAAGAAGCACGCCAAAGCATCTTACGGAAGCTGTTAAAGCCAGGTCAACTTCCATATTCGGCCGATCGGGCATCGTTCGCAGGCGATTGGGCCCCCCAACGGGGAAGCAAACGCGGTTCGATCGCCCCCAAACCAAGCTATCGATATCGCTTCGATTCGCTAACATGTTCCAAGTGTCTGCTTGGCTGAGATTCTTTTGTATTAAATCGTGGAATCCGCTACCGTGCGTTGCCGCGGGATCGATCGCCAGGACTGCGATCGATCGACGTTCCGATTCGTCCGGCGTGCACTGGGCGATGCACAAGCCGTCGCCAGGTCGGGGTGCTATCAATCGAAGCAAGCTGGTTCCTGGGATTTCTGTTCTGGGGGTTATGGACGATTGGGGGTCATCTCGATCGGGGACAGCGATCTTTGCAGCGGTCGCAGGTTGGACGCTGACGCTGTAATTTGCTGTATAAGCTGGGAATATTCGAAGCAACGTTCATCCGACGGAGACGATCAATGCGACCTTGGGGACCCCGCCGCGGCGGCTGGCAGGATCGAAATTTGTTCCGCCCGCTGGAGAGCTCGGCGACGCGGCGGCGGCGCAGCACAACGCGCGATGCGGAAGCTTCGCAGACTAGCTCAAGTTCGCCGGCAGAGGATGACGATCCAAAGCACAAACTTCAGCGAACCGAAGCGATCTTAGTCCTGTCACGGGGATCACTTACGACGCGGAAATTGGCCGCTTTGGCTGGCTTGGCGGACGCCACCGAAGCGCGTACACTGATCCGCCAACTTAACCAGCTTTACGATCAACGGGGTCGCGCGTTTCGCGCCGAAGAGATTGCCGGCGGTTACCAATTGTTAACCCGACCACAATTTGCCCCCTACCTGCGGCGATTGGGGCACGTGCCGCAAGCGGTTCGGTTGTCCTCCCCGATGCTCGAAACATTGGCCATCGTGGCTTACCGCCAACCTGTGTTGCGAGCCGATATCGAAGCGGTTCGCGGCGTGCAAAGCGGTGAATTGCTGCGGCAATTGATGGAAAAGGATTTAGTCCGGATCAGCGGTCGCAGCGACGAACTGGGCCGTCCCTATTTGTATTCCACGACAAAGAGATTTTTGCAGGTCTTTGGCCTCCGTAACACCGATGCCTTACCATGCAGCCAGTGGTTCAAAGAACAGCCGGTCGACGTACCAACAACCGGCACCCCCGATAACCTAGACCCAGTTCTTGACAGTCCCGATAAGGAGTCCGACGTGAGTATCGCTATCGCTTCATCCCATCATGATGCCTCACCCGAGCACACCGACGCGATCGTCGCCGTTTCAAGTACTGAGTCGAGTGTTTCCAATCCGCCAGCTGCGATCATCGAAGACGAAGAAGATGAGCAGTGGAACGACGACGATGATGACGACGACTGGGACGACGAAGACGACGATTGGGACGATGAAGATCCCGACGACGACGACTCAGATGACGACGACGATGACTGGGACGAAGAAGAAGAAGCCGACGAGGACGACGACGACGACAGCAAGGACGACGACTGGGAAGAAGTCGACGACGATGATGACGATGACCTCGAAGAAGCTGACGGCGAGGGAGACGAGTGGGTCGACGATGAAGACGACGACGACTGGGATGACGACGACGAAGATGAATTTTAATCGTCGCCGCGGTTTCTAACGCCGCTGCCTCTACGCAGTCGGTCGAACGACTCTAACGCTCGCGGGCCGTTTCGTCCGGCCCGGTTTCGAGCATGTTTTCAGCCAGATGAGGTGCCAGGACTGCCGGCGTCGGGTAGTCCCAGGCTAGGGTGGGCGTCAGTTCCAGCCCCAACCAATCTTCGACATCTCCCGCCAGTTCCATCGTGGCCAATGAATCGAGGCCATAATCGGCCAGCGGTTTATCGCGATCGGCCGGGCCGTTGTCCGGATTTCCTCGCGCTGCCAACCACTCCAACAACCAACCTTCGATCGCCGCGCTAACAGCCGGCAAATCGTCGGGCGTGATCGTTGTGGGGAGCTCGGGAAATTCGACGTTCCCACCCAACATGATCGATCGATCCCAGCGATGTTTAGTCTTCAATTCGCCGCTGAAAAACTGACGCCGACACGCTTGCCGTTGCACCTTGCCGCTGGTCGTCAACGGAACGCCTCCGGGCCGCGTCAACGCGATCGTCCGCGCATCGACTTCGTGTTGTTCGATCAACCGTCGCCGCAATCGGCGGACCAGACCGGCCAACGATTCCGGTGGCGTCTGCCGAGCGACTTCCGCCACAACCGCCAACGCCTCTTGCCCGTCTCCTTGCGCCGAAAAGGCTGCCGCTGGGCCACCGCTGGCTTCCCCTAAACACTCGCAGACCGTCGCTTCGATATCTTGCGGATAGACGTTGCGGCCGCGAAGGATGATCACGTCTTTCATCCGCCCGGTCACGTATAACTGGTCGCGGTGCAGGAACCCTAAATCCCCGCTCCGCAAAAACTTTCCCGCCTCGGGCTCGCCAGCGATCGTCGCATGAAACTGTTCCGCGTTGACCGCCTCTCGATTCCAATAACCGTCGGCGACGCTGGGTCCCTGCAACCAGATCTCTCCCACCGCGCCATCGGCCTGCGCCGCGGCGGTATCGGGATCGACGATTGCGATTCGCATTCCATCGGCTGCCGGACCGCTACTGACCAATCGTTGGACCGTCGCTTCGGGCTGACCTTCAGCCGCCGGCTGATACCTTCCCACGGAGAGCGAATCGCGATCGACATCCAGATATTTGGGTTCGTTGCGATCGCCACCGCCAGCGGCCAACAGCGTCGCTTCGGCCAAACCGTAACAGGGGCAGAAGCTGCTGGCGCGATAGCCCGCCGGTTCAAATCGCTGGATAAACGCCTCCAGCGTCGCCGCCCGCACCGGTTCAGCCCCGCAAAACGCCGTCGTCCAACAACTCAGATCCAACCCCCGGGTGTGTTCCGGATCGATCCGATCGACACACAACTGGTAAGCAAAATTGGGAGCTCCGCTGAACGAAGCCCGATGCGAACTGATCGCTTGCAACCACCGCAGCGGCCGCTGCAGAAAGCTTCGCGGCGACATCAAAACCGCTTCGCCGCCGACGTAGATAGGTTCCAAGATCCCGCCGATCAAACCCATGTCGTGGTAGGCGGGCAACCAAAAGACACCCCGGCTGTGCTCGCTCGCGTCATCGGCGGCAAACTCCAATGCGTAACTGCTGCGGATCGATTCGAGATTGCTCAGCAGGTTGGCGTTGCGAACCATCACTCCCTTCGGATCGCTTGTCGAACCGCTTGTGTATTGCAGCAGCCCCAACGCTTCGCCCGAACCGTCGTCGATGTGAGGATCGAAGTCGACCGCCGCGACGCCATCGGTGGCGATCCGGTGGGTCTTATGAACAACCTCGTTCAACCGCTTAAAGTCCAAACCTTCAAGGGTCTCGCGATCGGCGATCAAGGCCGCCGGTTGGCAATCGACAGCCGCAGTGTCCAAGCGCGGCATCGCTCGCCCCGGCTTGGGGAAGCAGGTGGGGACGGGGACTAGGCCGGCATAGCTGGCGCCAAAGAAGCCGACTAAAAACTCGAGCCCCGGCGGGAACAGCAGCAGCGCCCGATCCCCCGGCGTGGTGCACTGGGCCAATTCGGCGGCGACCGATCGGGCTCGCCGATCCAGCTGGCCGTAGGTGATCGATTGCGATTCCCCTGCGTCGGTCAAAAACGTGGCGACCGCTCGGTCGGGGTGGCGGCGGCTGCGATCGACCATCAGTTCGGTCAACGATCGCCAACCGCCATGCCGCTGCGTTGTTTCTTGTGGTAGCGACATATTTTTATGGCTGGAAATCATGTTGCCCGGTCTACGAAAGTCACAACATGCCGACGACCGTCGTCGACTCGTTGAGATCTGGCTGCCCTGTTACGATGGAAATACGCCGTGGACGTTACGATTGTAACGAGAATGGCGTGCCAACCAAACGGCCGCGCCGACCGTTTCGCCCCCCCTTTGGATCGTTTTTTCTAAAAAACTCGTCACCTCAAAGTCCATGTTCCGAACGATTTACGAGGCCGCCGAGCCGAAGCTGCAGTTTTTCTGGTTCTGCCACGCCGGTGCCGGTTCGGCGTCACTGGTCCGAGCGGCTCGAGGTTTATCGGGGCCGCTGAGTCTGCAAGTGGCTTCGCTCCCCGGACGCGAACACCGCTTCCGCGATGGGCTGAACCTCTCGCTCGATGAATTAGTCGACCAATTGGCC from Rosistilla oblonga includes the following:
- a CDS encoding serine/threonine-protein kinase, whose product is MPALADKIESTRYAPNPLADEDLRKTGLTMKFTYATGDQPLKGYTIKRGIGVGGFGEVYFAVSGAGKEVALKRVQRNLDIELRGVGHCMNLKHPNLVALYDVKYDDNDQAWILMEYVAGATLRDELDRHRQGLPREQALRWFGDLAAGVAYLHDHGIVHRDLKPGNIFDDEGIFKIGDYGLSKFISCSRRGGNTESVGTFHYMAPEIGRGEYGKEIDIYALGIILFELLTGDVPFNGESSHEIIMKHLTSDPDLSQVEPPFRGVIAKALQKNPEARQKSVAELLEPLGMLLDKHGLAQLDPDAHARPILAELISDPATPHYAQQNNPRNNAAGPAMNSGPVHNAKKAPSEPLAFAVHKSAHDLNHWWHDRSANPLGRLIVVVVAVVILLMNSAWLLPMLSLLAMLYIPYYVIRTMVLTNQRQPSYAAAHAAAVNAQRRQQMTPTRQQWRMMARRELADKSLRTRAAELTESWATALIVLGVLGWVATMFGIAEGDGGARAIAPFAWGAATALAGAWLMLGLGKAWESDEAEGLPRRIVQLGVGAVVGAIAYGLGRGLMIPMDSGFDLDRVALDLPRHMYSGSGEILLPAMMAHFAAIFFLARWWRAADPLRARRMSIWSIAVVVVVAWLVNQVIPVPQPWGMLTAAAMVIAIQMAAVWKNPAHRIARVHGA
- a CDS encoding FHA domain-containing protein, with translation MTCGPVVNPTGLPSWNNEYLAGSTIEVNSVVEDRPHDRSHAQRGSDSKNARMLWIDGVGGFLIVAGDEWLIGGPGAGSSVEINVQGDLSRRAAAVRRQGSDYVLQPLASTRLQGEPLDRPTLLRTGDRFQLGSVVQFEFQKTHPLSSSARLNLVSRHRTQPRADGMILLADTCVIGPSQGAHIQCSHWTSDVILFVSGDDWRIRSEEPLVVDGTQIGQTAVLSSDCRIVGETLAMSMERL
- a CDS encoding beta-ketoacyl-[acyl-carrier-protein] synthase family protein, with amino-acid sequence MRPRVVVTGIGMINPMGHDPTTVWKGLQEGQSGVGYTTLFNAKGFPTQISAEVKGWDITDTGEDPELWKHRGRHTKFAAGAAKQAISESGIMDAGVAPHRFGVYLGSGEGNQDFVTFTDMMTVAMEGGEYDMAKFLQKGLEVLNPLVELEQEPNMPAAHLAAMFNAQGPNYNCLTACAASSQAIGEATEIIRRGDADVMLSGGTHSMIHPFGVTGFNLLTALSENNANPTAASRPFDARRDGFVLGEGSGMVVLEELEHARRRGAPIYGEILGYGTTADAFRITDIPPDGHGGIASMRMAISDAGLNPEDIDYVNAHGTSTTVNDKVETLACKQVFGDNAYKTPVSSTKSMMGHLIAAAGVTEMIVCLLAIRDSVLPPTINYENPDPLCDLDYVPNEARQAKVKYALNNSFGFGGQNVTLCLGKFEA
- a CDS encoding 3-hydroxyacyl-ACP dehydratase FabZ family protein, producing the protein MRWFWIDRFTYFKSRERAEAIKNISLTEEPVDEYLPAHPVFPNTLIIEGLAQTGGILVSECFDFQQRIVLAKVGKAKFHQPARPGDTLHYTATIDDLQNDGAVITGTSYCEGKLQAEVQMLFAFLDEERFGTGQLFNPANLLTMLRLMRLWEVAQDADGNPLPVSKNLLDDESTPAT
- a CDS encoding acyl carrier protein, with translation MPTQDEVYEKVQAALVDALGVDDDEVTPEATMVGDLGAESIDFLDIVFKLEKAFDIQIPREELFPEDILTNSEYVKDGKVTEDGLVELKKRMSWADLSKFEKNPRVQDFGDLLTVNDLCSYVNSKVGA
- a CDS encoding beta-hydroxyacyl-ACP dehydratase, yielding MRYSQLDEIVALQPGIQLIARRTLHASEDYLLDHFPRFPVMPGVMMLEALYQAAMWMVRTGEDFASPHVFLVEAKSVKFGDFLCPGETLEIKADKFKEDGPLVTVKAQATKGDKVTVSARLILERSGSEASPHNNDDDTRRFVREQFFNMFGDQPAVIQAMTQSTL
- a CDS encoding DNA polymerase ligase N-terminal domain-containing protein, whose protein sequence is MNEDSLSSAATASNFVLLWHQLPASSPRRSHFDLMLEDSGQLRTWAIPRIPSPGESVQGLGLPPHRIAYLDLEGEISGGRGSVRRIDRGTYTIIESSDEQLSIEIRGDQLTGQLRFRATESDQLWEISRVDALANL
- the scpB gene encoding SMC-Scp complex subunit ScpB; the encoded protein is MRPWGPRRGGWQDRNLFRPLESSATRRRRSTTRDAEASQTSSSSPAEDDDPKHKLQRTEAILVLSRGSLTTRKLAALAGLADATEARTLIRQLNQLYDQRGRAFRAEEIAGGYQLLTRPQFAPYLRRLGHVPQAVRLSSPMLETLAIVAYRQPVLRADIEAVRGVQSGELLRQLMEKDLVRISGRSDELGRPYLYSTTKRFLQVFGLRNTDALPCSQWFKEQPVDVPTTGTPDNLDPVLDSPDKESDVSIAIASSHHDASPEHTDAIVAVSSTESSVSNPPAAIIEDEEDEQWNDDDDDDDWDDEDDDWDDEDPDDDDSDDDDDDWDEEEEADEDDDDDSKDDDWEEVDDDDDDDLEEADGEGDEWVDDEDDDDWDDDDEDEF